A window of the Acidimicrobiales bacterium genome harbors these coding sequences:
- a CDS encoding aminotransferase class V-fold PLP-dependent enzyme produces the protein MPTPETVTSSNVPTLASLAQGRNMLAIPGPSIVPDAVLAAMGRPITNIYDGEVADLSWSLVADLPKVVRTEGHGFVAIGNGHGAWEMALSNTLSLGDKVLVIGSGQFGTIWASFCEQLGLDVEVLPAPSPRHPVDPATVADRLAADSQHELKGLLVCHVDTGSGVRADLAAIRAAMDSANHPALLFVDGMASIGCERFEMDALGVDVAIAASQKGLMAPPGLSFVWASAKAIEAHEQADLVTPYWSWTPRMSGGPHYLLFAGTPPVSHLYGMRVALDLLFDEGLDHVWWRHEMLADAVRAAVEAWSTPDGLEFQVVDPAARSNAVTGVMTNSIDSPAFQQRCTEATNLTLGLGLGHPDDRFRIGHMGHLNPPMILGTLTTIESVMLALDLPMGGSGAAAAAASIGQALAQGTSHA, from the coding sequence GTGCCGACTCCCGAAACCGTCACCAGCAGCAACGTCCCGACCCTGGCGAGCCTCGCCCAGGGACGCAACATGCTCGCCATCCCCGGCCCATCGATCGTTCCCGACGCCGTCCTCGCCGCCATGGGTCGGCCGATCACCAACATCTATGACGGTGAGGTGGCCGACTTGTCGTGGTCGTTGGTCGCCGACTTGCCGAAGGTCGTTCGCACCGAGGGCCACGGGTTCGTGGCCATCGGCAATGGGCACGGGGCGTGGGAAATGGCGCTGTCCAACACCCTGTCGCTCGGTGACAAGGTGCTCGTGATCGGCTCGGGCCAGTTCGGCACCATCTGGGCGTCGTTCTGTGAGCAGCTCGGCCTCGACGTCGAGGTCCTGCCTGCCCCGTCTCCACGCCACCCCGTCGACCCCGCGACCGTGGCCGACCGGCTTGCCGCCGATTCGCAGCACGAGCTCAAGGGTCTGCTGGTCTGCCACGTCGACACCGGGTCGGGGGTGCGGGCCGACCTCGCCGCGATTCGGGCGGCCATGGACTCGGCGAATCACCCGGCCCTGCTGTTCGTCGACGGCATGGCATCGATCGGCTGCGAGCGGTTCGAGATGGATGCGCTCGGTGTCGACGTGGCCATCGCCGCCTCGCAGAAGGGCCTAATGGCACCACCCGGCCTGTCGTTCGTGTGGGCGAGCGCCAAGGCAATCGAGGCGCACGAGCAGGCCGATCTCGTCACGCCGTACTGGAGCTGGACACCCCGAATGAGCGGGGGGCCGCACTATCTACTCTTCGCCGGCACGCCGCCGGTCAGCCACCTCTACGGCATGCGAGTCGCCCTCGACCTGTTGTTCGACGAGGGCCTCGACCATGTGTGGTGGCGGCACGAGATGCTCGCCGACGCCGTGCGGGCCGCGGTCGAGGCGTGGTCGACGCCCGACGGTCTCGAGTTCCAGGTCGTCGACCCGGCCGCCCGGTCGAACGCCGTCACGGGCGTGATGACCAACTCGATCGACTCGCCGGCCTTCCAGCAACGCTGTACCGAGGCCACCAACCTCACCCTCGGTCTCGGCCTCGGCCATCCCGACGACCGGTTCCGCATCGGGCACATGGGCCATCTCAACCCACCGATGATCCTGGGGACGCTCACCACGATCGAGTCGGTGATGCTCGCGCTCGATCTCCCGATGGGCGGATCGGGCGCAGCGGCCGCTGCCGCGTCGATTGGTCAGGCGTTGGCCCAGGGCACCTCGCACGCCTGA
- a CDS encoding O-antigen ligase family protein, with the protein MTRSGVAARAVAVLLIGCIFVVDPGGLAPSGPARFAALAVVLGIGAVVVGRSSMSPSRALRVMGRVWLALLAVIAASALTGADRWHGVFGTPERNLGLLTWMGFAIAFGVGASLPPRSEHLLAAAATLAVGLLASLAGLELLGFDPGNTAWTGGRVGAPFAQSTYLAVALVVLLPLAAAPAFDRSLSGLRRVATAAIATAGVLTLVATAARGPVLGLGVGVMVVLVARGQRWTGVAAVGAVACTAAVVSMRRGWDSFGGRIDEWTVGLRGVRASPLLGFGPEGYRDQFPRLVDADYVRAYGSSVITDRAHNAFIDIALSSGILAAALLGALWVLVGHSALRRVREHEASPTTIGLAAAVVAGLAQQLVLFPLAELDPMIWLFAGALVGNATEHHHRMALRDHPARSHLPTVVAAVGVVAMAASSWWNATAAVAEHRLAGSATFNQAAAEQAADRALALRPQSVRLVYAVALVHLNGPTLRDLDEALSILEAGLVDHPGDPALRTEYVFALVERARRSGLGSDLAAAVDAAERAAADAPNSPQLLGAHAEALRLAGRSDDAREQVGRALDLAPEDPELRALAESIEKS; encoded by the coding sequence ATGACGAGGAGCGGAGTGGCAGCTCGAGCGGTGGCGGTGTTGCTCATCGGCTGCATCTTCGTCGTCGACCCGGGCGGGCTCGCACCCTCCGGGCCGGCACGCTTCGCCGCGCTCGCCGTCGTCCTGGGTATCGGCGCGGTCGTGGTCGGTCGGTCGTCGATGTCGCCGAGCCGGGCGCTGCGAGTCATGGGCCGGGTCTGGTTGGCGCTCCTGGCCGTCATCGCTGCGTCGGCATTGACCGGCGCCGACCGCTGGCATGGTGTGTTCGGCACACCCGAGCGGAACCTCGGGCTCCTGACCTGGATGGGCTTCGCAATCGCCTTCGGCGTCGGAGCATCGCTACCCCCTCGTTCCGAGCATCTCCTCGCCGCTGCGGCCACTCTTGCGGTCGGGCTGTTGGCGAGTCTTGCCGGACTCGAGTTGTTGGGGTTCGACCCGGGCAACACGGCGTGGACCGGCGGACGGGTCGGAGCGCCGTTCGCCCAGTCGACCTACCTCGCGGTTGCGCTCGTGGTGCTGCTCCCGCTGGCTGCGGCGCCGGCGTTCGACCGTTCATTGAGTGGGCTGCGTCGAGTGGCGACGGCGGCGATCGCCACCGCCGGTGTGCTCACCCTCGTCGCCACGGCGGCTCGTGGACCGGTGCTCGGTCTCGGGGTCGGCGTCATGGTGGTGCTCGTCGCACGCGGCCAACGGTGGACGGGGGTGGCGGCCGTTGGCGCGGTCGCTTGCACCGCTGCCGTCGTCTCGATGCGACGAGGCTGGGACTCGTTCGGCGGACGGATCGATGAGTGGACGGTGGGCCTCCGCGGGGTGCGGGCGAGCCCGCTCCTCGGGTTCGGCCCGGAGGGATATCGAGACCAGTTCCCACGCCTGGTCGACGCCGACTACGTCCGAGCCTACGGGTCGTCGGTGATCACCGACCGGGCGCACAACGCGTTCATCGACATCGCGTTGTCATCGGGAATTCTCGCTGCAGCGCTGCTTGGCGCATTGTGGGTGCTCGTCGGGCACTCCGCCCTGCGTCGGGTGCGTGAGCACGAGGCCTCGCCGACGACGATCGGGCTTGCGGCCGCCGTGGTAGCCGGCCTCGCCCAGCAGTTGGTGCTGTTTCCGCTCGCCGAACTCGATCCGATGATCTGGCTGTTCGCCGGGGCACTCGTTGGGAACGCCACCGAGCACCACCACCGGATGGCCTTGCGCGATCACCCCGCCCGCTCGCATCTGCCCACCGTCGTAGCGGCCGTCGGCGTTGTCGCCATGGCGGCTTCGTCGTGGTGGAACGCAACGGCGGCCGTGGCCGAACACCGCCTCGCCGGATCGGCGACGTTCAATCAGGCCGCAGCAGAGCAGGCCGCCGATCGAGCGCTCGCGCTTCGACCCCAGTCGGTTCGCCTCGTCTACGCGGTCGCCTTGGTGCACCTCAACGGTCCGACGCTGCGCGACCTCGACGAGGCACTGTCGATCCTCGAGGCCGGGCTCGTCGATCATCCGGGCGACCCGGCGCTACGCACCGAGTACGTGTTCGCACTGGTGGAGCGGGCGCGTCGCTCCGGTCTGGGTTCCGACCTGGCGGCCGCCGTGGACGCCGCCGAACGAGCGGCCGCTGACGCCCCGAACTCGCCGCAGCTCCTCGGCGCTCACGCCGAGGCGCTGCGGCTTGCGGGGCGGTCGGACGATGCCCGTGAACAGGTAGGACGGGCCCTCGATCTCGCTCCCGAGGATCCCGAGCTCAGAGCATTGGCCGAGTCGATCGAGAAATCGTGA
- a CDS encoding sigma factor-like helix-turn-helix DNA-binding protein, with protein MPATATRAEAADTGEHPIVIADRAVPIGGSFEDYYRRHYGDIVRALSYTLGDVELGRDATDEAMARTYANWSTVCEYANPAGWTYRVGLNWARSIHRRLARQLPIIGRGEVAPPEVRDPLVAEALRSLDVDLRAVVVCRLLADWSVDQTAEALDIRPGTVKSRLHRALALLETKLHHTQELS; from the coding sequence GTGCCAGCAACAGCAACCAGAGCCGAAGCCGCCGACACGGGCGAACACCCGATCGTGATCGCCGACCGGGCGGTACCGATCGGGGGATCCTTCGAGGACTACTACCGGCGGCACTACGGCGACATCGTGCGGGCGCTCAGCTACACCCTCGGCGACGTCGAGCTGGGCCGCGACGCCACCGACGAGGCAATGGCGCGGACCTACGCCAACTGGTCGACGGTGTGCGAGTACGCCAACCCGGCGGGCTGGACCTACCGCGTCGGCCTCAACTGGGCTCGGTCGATCCATCGCCGGCTGGCCCGCCAGCTCCCGATCATCGGCCGTGGCGAGGTCGCTCCGCCCGAGGTTCGCGATCCGCTCGTTGCCGAGGCCCTCCGTTCGCTCGATGTCGATCTTCGTGCCGTCGTGGTGTGTCGCCTGCTCGCCGACTGGTCGGTCGACCAGACCGCCGAAGCGCTCGACATCCGACCCGGCACCGTCAAGAGCCGCCTCCACCGGGCGCTCGCCTTGCTCGAAACCAAACTCCACCACACGCAGGAACTGTCATGA